The Xanthomonas rydalmerensis genomic interval GACGCACTGGAAGCAGGTGGCCGACTATGTCGCCGCGCAGCTGCGCCAGGCGGTGCAGACACGGGTCAATGCCGAGCAGGTGCCGCCGGAGGATCAGGACGAGCAGGTGCGTAGCGCCAGCAAGATGATCGCCGAGGGCACCGAGCCGCAGCCCGGCAATTTCAGCCAGTTCCAGCCGCTGGTCGACGCAGCGGGCAAGATCACCGCCTTGCGCTTCGTGTTCCCGCCGTACCAGGTGGGGCCGTATGCCGATGGCACGCAGACCGTGGACGTGCCGGCCAGCGTGCTGCGCGAGCTGGTGGCGCCGGAGTACGCGCCGCTGTTCGCCGCCTGAGAGGTCGCCACCGCGCCGGCGCACGACGGCGCGTGGCGCATGGCGTGCACAGCGCGCCAGAACGCAACGCATGCCCTCGTCGTGGCGGGGCGCAATGGGTAGCATTGACCGCTTCCCCCACTTGCAATCGATTTCTCATGGGCAGTTTTGATCAGACCGAGCGGCGCGTGGCGCACACCTGCGCGCGCTATCCGGCCTTTCCGCGCGAGCCTGCCGTCCTGGTCCGGCTGGTCAAGCATCTGTACAAGCGCGTGCATGCCAATGCCAGCGGGATGCTCAAGGAATACGGCATCAGTCCGCCGGAATACGAGATCCTGATGATGCTGTACGGCACGCCCGAGCAGCGCATCACGCCCACCGAGGTGGCCGAGGCCGCCAGCGAGAAGCCGGCCAACATCACCCGTCTCACCGACAGCCTGTGCAGCAAGGGACTGCTGTCGCGCACCGCCAGTCCCGACGATAGGCGCAAGGTTGCATTGACCCTGCAGCCGGACGGCATCGCCCTGATCGAGCGGCTGCTGCCGGACGTCTGCGCGTTCCTGGACACGGAGACGGCGGCGCTGGATGCCGGCGAGCAGCAGCAGTTGGAGATGCTGCTGAAGAAGATGCTGGCCGGCATCGATGGCCTCGACGCCGCAGCCGAGCCGATGACCTAGGCCGCGCTGCCTGCGGGGCAGGGCCGCCTAGCGCCAGCCGCGCGCCCGCGCGCGCTGTTCGGCGTCGGCATCCAGCGCCTCGCCGACGATGCGCGCATCCACCGCTTGCAGCACCGCGGCCGGCATCGGGCTGGCCGCCATGCGCATGCCGCTGCCATCGTGACTTTCGCTGGCGGGCACCAGCAACTCCACCCGCCATGCGCCATCGCGCTGGCAGGCCAGGCCGGCGCTGGCGCTCGGCAGGGCGAAGGTGCGGCAGTAATGGCCGTCGCGATCGCGGAAGCTCAGGCCGATGCGAACGCCGCCCTGGGGTTGGCCGGACAGCTGCTGCGCCAGTGCCTGCGCCAGCACGCCCTCGGCGACGCCCCCCTGTGTTGCGGCGACGGTCGGGCGCGGCGCAGCGCCCTGCGGCAATTGCCGCTGCGCGATCCACAGCCCCAGCAGCAGCGCCGCCGCCAACGCCGCCGGCAGCGCCCAGCGGCGGCGTGCACGCGGCCGCAGTGGCGTCGGCCGGCTCGCATGCGCCGTCGCCTGGACGGGCGGGGGAGATGACGCAGCGACAGCAGCGTCCTGGTCGGGCGCTTCGGCCGGTCGCGCGCGCGCGGCGGCGAGCAGGCGCTCTGGCACCTCCTCGTCCAGCACCGGCGCGAAGCCGGCAAGCAACCGCGCCTGCAGGCTGCGCAGCCGCTGCAGGGCCTGCGCCAGTTGCGGGTCGGTGCGTAGCGCCGCTTCCACCTGGGCGGCCTGCGCCGCATCCAGTTCGCCGTCGGCGTAGGCCTGCAGGGTGAGTGCATCGATCGTGCTGTTCATGCGGTCGCCTCCAGTGACGCTTGCAGGGCTTCGCGACCGCGCGCGAGCCGGCTGGTGAGTGTGCCGAGCGGAATCTCCAGCACCGCCGCGGCGTCCTTGTAGGACAGGCCTTCGATCAGCACCAGCGCGATCGCCAGGCGTTGTTCCTCGGGCAGGCCGGCCATCGCCGCCTGCACCGCCATCCAGTCCTGCTGCCGCTCCAGCGGCGTGTCGCCGACGTGTTCGCCCTCGGCGGCATCGACGAACACCTGTCGCCGTCGCCGCTGCGCCCGTACCTCGTCGATCCAGGCGTGGCGAATGATGCCGTACAGCCAGTACTGCAGCGGCGTCTCCGGCCGCCATTGTTCGGCGCGGCGCAGTGCGCGTTCGATCGCGATCTGCAGCAGGTCGTCGGCATCCTCGCGATGGCCGGCGACGGCACGCGCGAAGCGCCGCAGTTGCGGCAGCAGGGTACAGATGCCGTCGCCGACGGCGGCCGTGGGATCGGCGTGCATGTGGGGGATACGTTCGGCGGAGGCGTTTTCTTCCATGGGCGCGGCGCGGCGTTCACGGCATGTCGGAATGGCTGGATTAGTGTGGCACGCCAACAGGGGCGGGCGACGGAGCGGGGGGCATGGCGACGGGCAGGCGAATGCGCTGGATGGCGGCGGCCTTGCTGGCGGTGGCGACACCGGCATTGGCGCAGCTGGCGCTGCCATCGGCGGGCGGGCTGGTGCAGGACGTCACCCAGGGCGTGCACAGCGGCATGGATCGGTTGGGACAGTCGATGCAGGACGCGCGTGGCGATCTCGAACGGCTGCGCCTGAAACGCCTGCAGGCGCTGCTGCGCAGCGATCCGCGTGGGTTGGAGCGCGACGAGGGCGGCGCCGTGGTGATGCGCGGGCAGGTGGTGGCGCTGGAGCCGGACCCAGCCGCGTTGCAGGCGGCGCAGGCGGCCGGCTTCGCCGTGTTGGAGCAGCGCAGCTTCGGCGAATTCGGCCTACGCTTGGTGGTGCTGCAGGTGCCGTCGGGCCTGTCCACGCGCCGCGCGTTGCAGCAATTACGCGAGCGCGATCCGCAGGGTCAGTACGACTACAACCACGTCTACAGCGGATCGGCCGCGACGCCACCAGCACCAGCACCTGCCAGCGCGCCCGCGGCACCGGCAGCCGCAAGCGCTGCGGCGGGCGGATTCGTGGTCGGCCTGATCGATAGCGGCGTGGACGCGTCGCATCCGGCGCTGGCCGGCGTGCAGGTGCAGACCTGGGGCTGCGGCGGGCAGGTGCGCGCGCAGCCGCACGGCACGGCGGTCGCCTCGCTGCTGGCCGGCCGCGCGGTGGCGCACGGGCCGTTCGCGCGCACGCTGTATGCGGCCGATATCTACTGCGGGCAGGCCGACGGCGGCACCGTGGTGGAGTTGGTCGGCGCGTTGGCGTGGATGGCGCAGCAGCAGATGCCGGTGATCAATATCAGCCTGATCGGCGGCCCCAACCGCGCCTTGCAGCTCGCCGTGCAGCGCATGCTCGCGCGCGGCCATGTGCTGGTCGCAGCGGTGGGCAACGACGGCCCGGCGGCACCGCCGCTGTATCCGGCCGCTTATCCCGGAGTGATTGGCGTCACCGCGGTGGATGCGCGTGCGCGGGTGTTGCCGGAGGCCGGGCGAGGACCGCAGGTGGCCTTCGCCGCGATCGGCGAATTGATCGCCGCGGCGCCGCAGGGCCGTTGGCAGACGCAGCGCGGCACGTCGTTCGCCGCGCCGCTGGTAGCGCGGCTGGCGGCGCAGGCGTTGCCGCAGCCGGATCCACAGGCGGCCGCGCAGGTGCGTACACAGTTGCAGGCGCAGGCGCGCGATCTCGGTGCGCTTGGCGCCGATCCGGTATACGGCGCCGGGCTGCTCGGCGCGGACCTGCCGCTGCAGCGCGCGCCGGGCGGCTGAACGCATTCTGTCTGCGCCCATCCCGGCCGGGATGTTCTGCGCCGTTCGACACGTAGGACCAGATGAGAGCCGCAGATGGCCTGCGGCGTCATGAGGAGAACGCGATGAACGGCAAGACTCTGTTGGCGAGCGCGGTGCTGGTGGCGACGGTGGCGCTGACCCCGGGCGTGGCCGGCGCGCAGGTGCTGGGCGGTGCGGGCAGCGTGGGCGGCGCCGTCAACGGCACGCTGGGCGGCCTGGGGGGCGGCAGCCTCGGCGGCAACGGAATGGGGGCAGGCCGCCTGGACGCCGGGGTTCCGCTGGATCGGGCGCGCAGCGGCATCGAGCAACAGTCGCAGCGTACGCGGATGGCGGCACAGCGGGCGGCGGCGCGTGGCACGGCCACGGCGGACAGCGCCGCGCAGAGCGTGGGCATCGCGGTGAACGAGGGCCGGACGCTGGCCGGCAACGCTGCCGCCAGCGGCAATGCGGCGGCACGGAATACGGCCGGTAGCGCGATGGGCCAGGCCAATGCTGCGCTCGGCGCGGCGAGCAGCGCGGTCAATCCCGCTGCGACGTTGTCCACGGCTGGCAATGCCGCTGGTGCAGTCGATGGCATGGCCGGTCACGGTGCGGGCGCGGCGAATGCGGCCGGCAATGGCGGTAGCAACGGTGCCGCCAGCGGTGCTGGTCTGCCCACGGTGCCGGCGTTGTCCGGCAGCGGCAATGCCACTGGCGCGGCCAGCGGCAGCGCGTCTCATGGCGCAGGCACGCGTGGCGGGTCGGTGTCGGGCCAGGCGGGTGCGGGCGGCCAGGGCGGTGCGCAGGCCGGCACCGGTCAGGCGCAGGGACAGGCCGGCGGCGCGGCCTCGTTGGGCGTTAGCGTCGATGCCTCCGGCAACGGCCAGTAGCCGCTTGCGGACTGCACGCGGCGCACTGCGTGTCTCCGCTGAAATAGCAGGCTGAAAAACACGACGCCCGGCTGAGCCGGGCGTCGTGCGTGTTGCGTCATGCGGTTGATCGCGGTGTCTTCCGCCGCGAGGTCGTCGCGAGGTGGCGGCACGGCCGCGTGGTCCATGCCGCGATGCGCCTCAGCGTGCGCTCGGCGTCGCCGCCGGCGTGGCGTTGAGGCCGCGCTTCTCCAGCAAGGGTTCGATCTGCGGTGCGTGCCCGGCGAAGTCCTGGAACAACTGCATCGCATCGACGCTGCCGCCGCGCGAGAGCAGTGTCTTGCGGAAGCGGTCGCCGTTGGCGCGGCTCAGCCCGCCGTGCTGCTTGAACCACTGCTGGGTGTTGGCATCCAGCACCTCGGACCAGATGTAGGCGTAGTAGCCGGCCGCGTAGCCGCCCATGATGTGGCTGAAATACGGCGTGCGGTACCGCGGCGGCACCGGCGCATAGGCGATGCCGTCGGCGGCCAGCGCCTTGGCCTCGAAATCCATCACGCCCGATGCCGGGGGCACCTGGCCAGCGCTGAGCTGGTGCCAGCGCTGGTCCAGCATCGCCGCACCCAGGTACTCGGTGGTGGCGAAGCCCTGGTTGAACTTGGCGGTGGCCACCACCTTGTCCAGCAGCACCTGCGGCATCGGCGCGCCGCTCTGGTAGTGCTTGGCGTAGTGCTTGAGGATGGCCGGATCGTCGGCCCACATCTCGTTGACCTGCGAGGGAAACTCGACGAAGTCGCGCGGCACGCTGGTGCCGGAGAAGTACGGGTACTTCACGTTCGAG includes:
- a CDS encoding S8 family serine peptidase, producing MATGRRMRWMAAALLAVATPALAQLALPSAGGLVQDVTQGVHSGMDRLGQSMQDARGDLERLRLKRLQALLRSDPRGLERDEGGAVVMRGQVVALEPDPAALQAAQAAGFAVLEQRSFGEFGLRLVVLQVPSGLSTRRALQQLRERDPQGQYDYNHVYSGSAATPPAPAPASAPAAPAAASAAAGGFVVGLIDSGVDASHPALAGVQVQTWGCGGQVRAQPHGTAVASLLAGRAVAHGPFARTLYAADIYCGQADGGTVVELVGALAWMAQQQMPVINISLIGGPNRALQLAVQRMLARGHVLVAAVGNDGPAAPPLYPAAYPGVIGVTAVDARARVLPEAGRGPQVAFAAIGELIAAAPQGRWQTQRGTSFAAPLVARLAAQALPQPDPQAAAQVRTQLQAQARDLGALGADPVYGAGLLGADLPLQRAPGG
- a CDS encoding MarR family winged helix-turn-helix transcriptional regulator, with amino-acid sequence MGSFDQTERRVAHTCARYPAFPREPAVLVRLVKHLYKRVHANASGMLKEYGISPPEYEILMMLYGTPEQRITPTEVAEAASEKPANITRLTDSLCSKGLLSRTASPDDRRKVALTLQPDGIALIERLLPDVCAFLDTETAALDAGEQQQLEMLLKKMLAGIDGLDAAAEPMT
- a CDS encoding RNA polymerase sigma factor — translated: MEENASAERIPHMHADPTAAVGDGICTLLPQLRRFARAVAGHREDADDLLQIAIERALRRAEQWRPETPLQYWLYGIIRHAWIDEVRAQRRRRQVFVDAAEGEHVGDTPLERQQDWMAVQAAMAGLPEEQRLAIALVLIEGLSYKDAAAVLEIPLGTLTSRLARGREALQASLEATA